The Silene latifolia isolate original U9 population chromosome 4, ASM4854445v1, whole genome shotgun sequence region CTATTATTTTCACCATATTATCGATTGATGATGTAATAAAAGTTACTTAACGGAAATCAAATAACTACAACCTTtgaattaatttagatttatTACTTGCGCGTTCATTTATTACTAACGAAGTCCAATTTAAACATGCTTGCAGTTAATGTaaatatataggcttagggcaacacattccgcatatcactagacatgttattctacttcacaaaatttacaacatcaaaatacCAAGGTGAGAGAGATAAGAAACAATTCATTAGAAATTTTGGCATAACCTACATTTTCAAAGATAAGAAAAACACGTTACAATTTCgaaaaattattaataaataataacataattaacTCTTCAGCACTTATACTTTTAGAAAAATACAGAGAGTTAAAaattcatgagagaaagaatcaaggccaaagcttataagatcaatttataatgAATTTTACAAATGATTTGGTCGAaatagaaattttacagcaacttgtcagaatcttaggtcaacttgtaaaaatcactataaattgtaatattatcttgcaacgtgacttatcaatttagaaacatatacgaatatTTTAAACAGTCGAGTTGGAATTATACCTAAACAATAATTAACCTTTAAATTgcgatttttacaaaaacatggaacGAAAACATCACtatacaggaatattctgaccactgtccactaaaatatttattacaccTAGACTGTATATTATTTTAACATGAAACCAGCGACATATGAAAACTAACTCACAAGACTATCACATGTAAAAATTGCGTGCAAAGATATAAGACAcgcagtaaatggcagccaaatcaatcaagggtaaaattacgagaaatcaaccaaatgacattcttcacaatttcacgaAATTTccgtaatacttcacatgttaatcataacTACGCCTCCCAAATACATGCCAACATTCTTTTCTCATATCCACATGCTTATACCAATACTTAGAAATATCTCATTCCACTCTCCTtaaaaacaaggttacgtccccataaccgcGGTCATTAGTGAAACAATAttcatacaaagcaaacaaaaaCTCCTAATACAAATAAacgatattcattttaaattaaccCACACTGTAATATCTCTTAAGGTATCCGGTTCAAAAttgaaagggccagaagtttagtgtgagggggcccctaactcatcccaaatCTTTAGtgggcacctaacagtttctatccGGGATTCATTCTATCAGACACTTCCTacattcattattgttcattagtttaggcctgaggatcgttttgctcttataccactttataacacccccatttattcaggatactttagctagacatcccaagtaaatgagagcgttaccatctcggtttcccgaggcagtgaataaaTAAGTCCAActaaccaaagtactttaaataaaacttttgcgaatacatgtttattacaaactaACCAACTAGAACTTAATATAAATTAaagtacaactcgcagcggaaataaataagtgattagataatctatgtggtctagacttctaggtagactggccaaatcCTCACACATTCACATAAGCTCCCAAGctagctaatctttagtacctgtcaagtctgcttcctattatggttcatcacaggtgttcacgaatacacagtcaaccacgagattGAGTAACAATATACACTAATAACAAGAACATACGATAGGCAATCCAATTCAATTCGCATTGCACAACTCCCTGAACAACGTGTTCCTTTCTATGACTTAGCACACCCCcattaacaacgtgctcacattactttggtacccctccttaacaacgtaccgctattatgtaatagtacccctccctcacaacgtacatattaccatcaccccagtgtacaaactccctcaacaacgtataTCTGACTGTCGCAAAGCTTGTCACAATTTCCACCTTCACAATCAACGATAATATCAATTAAATCCACCTCATCACAACTGTTAATAACAACCAACACAAtgtaatataattctcccttctaACAAATACAATAATATCAACCAATGAATAATTCACTTATCAAATCAATATCACTTCATTATATATAATTTACCATACCGAACATTATTAaacaagagttgagtaggatttatccctttCTGgaaagcaattccaattaagcagctcaagcgatctaaataattaaagcaatccgagcCCGATTATAAttccttcacaaatcgtcaccatacaatatattataattcaattatttatttgtttattatatttattatattaaatattcaattatattttaattatattaattatttcccattttaaattattattacgtaaaaacccgtcttaaaaataACAAGTCAAACCAATCACTGAAACCCCAAAAACACGTGAAACCAACACCCACATATATACATCATACACGGTTTCTTTTGCATTAGGTGTTCGTTTAGAAACATTATCGTCAGTTACAggagtgcctcgatcgagtccagtagtcactcgatcgaggaacctattttTATCCAATGCCGTAGCTGAAACACGCGAAAAATTACTGTCAGAgggggtgcctcgatcgagccctcgGTGTACCCGATCGATCCCtcggtgtactcgatcgagcacgctGGTTCCTCGATCAATCCTGGGCTGGCTTGATCGAGGACACTCGTCAGTCCTTCTTTTTTCGTCTTTTTGCTTATCCCATGTTCTATCCTTGCAAGTTTCTTTCTCGTCATCGCACAACTCGAGATTTCCCAATCCCTAAGGATGCATATAGGGAACTTCATCTTCATTAATGGGCATGTCCGGACCttgataagaagtaccgctcctcaaagaaatagcATTAACTCGCTCATGAGGTTGTTTACCTTGAGGTGGAAGAGCAGACTGTTTcgaaggattttgagccgccatttgagcaacttgagtatccaacatcatGTTGTGAACCGTGAGTTCGGAGATTTGAGCCGTTTGCTTCTgttgcattgacaaagtttgttgtaAGAGAGCTCTCAACACTACCATCTCATTATTTGgaccttgaggaggaggttgaatttgttgaaaacctccttgattttgccgaacAAAATTTCCTTGTGGTTGGTTACTACGTTATGGAGGAATAATATAAGCTCCTTGTGGCAGAGTTTGAGCAAAAgcattctgactcctttcagggaagaagttagaataaggAGTACCTTGCCTGAAAGATTGGAAGGCATGAACTTGTTCAATAGTACTCATACAGTTGGCCGTAGTGTGGCCATCTATCTCACATCTCTCGCAGAATACTTCTTGTTGAATCATATGAACCGTTTCTTGCTTACCCAAAGATTGAGTAGTCTTTAAATCGGCTATTTGAGCCGTTAGGGCCTCCAGCTGCTCCGCAATAGCATTGTCTgaaccacttcctctcttacttcctctggggttaccatactcagctgtgtgagtagctatctgatcaatcatCTTCCAAGCTTTACCGTCATTAGTATTATCTTGGAATCTCCCGTTAGCAGCTGAATCAAGCAAGGAActatgatcgtcatacaacccgctGTAAAACTgcttgcaaaggaaccaaatttcGAAACCAGGGTGAGGGACGGACCGAACTAGCCGTTTGAAATGAATCCAAGCCTCATTAAAGTTTTCAGTGGGACcttgcttaaaacttgtaatctaacttctcaatgcattagttttctctggtggaaaatacctctcgTAAAATGCAAGAGCTAATGAAGTGCAGTTAGTAACTGCGTCGGTCTCCATATCTAAGTCCCGTAACCACTCAGCTGCATCATCgctcaaagagaaagggaagagaGTTTCTTTCACTTGATGTTGAGTCACCCCAGCTGTCAAAGGAATAGAACAGCAATAAGTAACAAACTTCCCCATGTGCTTTGCGGGGTCCTCTTCAGCTCTTCCTCCAAACATATTTCTCTCTACTAGGCTTATATAGGAAGGCTTTATCTCAAAAGACCCCTTATcagtggtagggagcttgaagcctttaggaatagaatcaacCGTGGGTTCGGAATGACTTGCCAATATTGGCATCTTTTATGTTGTAGAAACCACAAGTGCAGATATAAGCATGTCCTCTTCTAAGGACGAATCTTCTGCAAAATTATACTGCTCGTACTCAattgtactcaagtcttccacctgacttacttctctttgaaattttcgtctgtaccgaaaagtcttttctggctcgggatcaaaaggtataatctctaacctgttagacctgggcatagacgaaaacaacaagaaaatatCAAACTGTCTTAAGGAACTGATGCtccttgagacaaaagacaaaagtaaacaaaaacaaacagaaaaattgttgcctccccggcaacggcgccaaatttgataacgctaaagtcgtatcaccttaaccaaagtaaacctaaattactactaactaatagctagcggtaagaaggGTCAAAACAACAGAGAGGCGaggtaattattctagtttgttaCTATTTAagtctgtcttaaagtaaccaatttttaggggttttgaatgtttgatttctaacaactaataacaagtgaaataaaggatgaataacaataatattaaagagtctagagatcgggttcactaggtagtcatcaaagggtaaGATTTAactcattgattgagcaatttttattattgaaagtcatatgatcggtcgattttAATATGtgtttttagatctaacttaacatgcaatcgctattattaagtcggtctaattcaattatcgtggcctatactagtcttaaccctatcggtgataatcctagtttatgcaagactaattgatcaattctgatcagtaattaatcaactagatttaagacgataattaaacaacaattaaaagcaatttaacaatcaattcacaagtaaccccttttctaacaacctagatcccctttcaccctaaataaaagatttagctactcatattaataacaataacaacaataacaatataagaaagcataattaagaacataataaaatgaacaataatgatTGAGTAAAAATAATAACTGAGAAAAGATTAAAGAGTACCGTAATAATGAAGAACAAGGTAGAAGATCCgaacaataaactaaactaaactaaactaaactaaaagtttgaggGCTgtccgctttttttttttttttattgtgaaatcaatgtaaagACTCGTACATAGAGgttagagatagagagagaaaaaatCTGCGAAAATCACAAAAATAGAACCCTAGATTTCAGCATGACGGCTGCAAAATCCCCATCGAAATCTACACCAAAAAATTcatcaaaaaatcacaaaaattcagaAACTGTTTGTACTAATAAATTTGATCTTCTTTCTCATACTAGTAATGAAGAATTTCCTTCTCTAACCAAAACAAACCAAGGTCCTACAAGTGCAGATGTTCTTAAGGAGAAAGCCATGCACGAAGTTGTAGGAATTCCCCCGTTGAACCTTGAGGTCTTGGTAGAAGATGTAACAGAGGAGTCAGAAGATGAAACAGAAGAGGCGGAATCTAGCAACACTGTCAAGACTTTACCAGTTATTGAAGAGGAGCCCTCTGTTCTTCAATTTACTGCTGAGGAGGTGAAGGTGGAGCTTGATTATTGGAAGAATTCTGTCTACTGTTTTATTCTAGGAGCTAATCCTCCCTGGGATATTGTTGAAGGCTACATCAGGAGACTATGGATTAATCATAAGGTAGATAAACTCTCCTTTTTGCCTAATGGTGTTTTCATGGTTCGTTTTCTTTCCAAGGCTGCTAAAGATGCTGTCTTAAGGCAAGGTCACTTTCTTTTTGACAATAAGCCTCTCATAGTTAAGCCTTGGACCCCTGATGTGGAACTTGTTAAGCACGAAGTCAAATCTGTACCTGTGTGGGTCAAGTTACATAAACTCCCTCTGAAATTCTGGGGTAAAGGCCTTACTCGTATCTCTGGACTTATTGGGAAGTTTATTAAATGTGATTTGGCTACAGAGGATAAAACCAGGATTGGGTATGCACGAGTTATGATTGAGTTAATGATTGGTGACCCTCTCCCTGACAAAGTTAAGTTTTTAGATGAACATGGTGACCTGGTTATCATTGATGTTGAGTTTGAGTGGAAGCCTGTAGTGTGTGTTGGCTGTAAAGGTATTGGGCATACTGCTGCTGAGTGTAGGAGATCTAAGAAAACACAGGCAGTGGTGGCTAATACTCAGAAACCTGCTACCAAAGTTTGGAAACCTAAGACCCAGGCTACTGAGAATGTTCAGAAAACTAAACCTGCTAGGACTCCTGTCCAATCTCCCTCTGCAGTAGTTACAGCAGTAGCTACCCCTGTTGAGACACAACTTCAAACTCCTGTAGTTTGGCATTCCACTGGGACATATTCTATGGGGCCTGCTCCTGCTCCCGCCAAAGCTACTGCAATTGGGAGACTCAGTAGACAAGATATTAGTGAAGGAGGGTATACTGTTCACAGATTTGGGCAACATACCTTCCTGGAAACCTTGAATACTCCAACACCCAAGGTAGGCATTGGGATAAGTGGTAGTGGTCCTCACCTTGTGGTGAGGAATGCATAACCTtggattttggaatgttaggggcctAAACAGTCCTCCCAAACAAAAGCATGTTAAATGGTTCATGCATATGAACAAAGTAGGATTGTTTGggctccttgagacaaaggttaaGGCCTTGTCTCTAAATGTTATAAATGGATTAATAGTTGATGGTTGGAGTATTGCTACTAATAATAGTTGGCACAAAGGTGGTAGAGTGTGGATCCTTTGGAATCCAGCTATTTTTACTCTTGATCTCTATGATTTTTCTGCTCAATGCATCAACATGAAAGTTACTGAAGTTGCCTCTTCCACTCAATTTTATGTTTCTATGGTTTATGCATTTAATGATCTGGTGGATAGAAGAAGTTTATGGAATCAACTTATCAATTTTGCATCTATGATTCATGGACCTTGGATGGTTGCTGGAGATTTTAATTGTGTTTTATCTCATTCTGAGAGACTTGGTGGGTCTAGCACTGATGCAGAGATTGATGAGTTTCAGAGTTGTTTGGATGCTTGTGGCCTTATTGATAGTCCTGCTCAAGGGGCTTATTACACCTGGAATAACAAACAGGATGCAAGCTCTAGAGTGTTCAGTagacttgacagagtactcatcAATAGTGAGTGGAGTCAGAGGATGCCTTCTATGTATGCTCATTTCCTTCCTGAAGGGACCTTTGATCACACCCCCTGTATTATTAAGAGCTCTGATCAGTCTGATAGCTTCAAGAGACCTTTTAAGTATTACAATATGTGGGGTAAAGATAAGAATTTTATTCCAAAGTTAACTGCCTGGTGGACTGTGCATTGTCAGGGTACTAAGATGTTTCAAGTGGTTAGGAAATTGAAAAATCTGAAGGTTCATCTCAGACAGTTCAACAAAGAACACTTTGCTGATATTGAAAATGCAACTGCTGTAGCCTTAAGAAATCTTGAGGCCATTCAAATCAATCTCATTGATGATCCTAGCAATCAGCAAATGTTGAATATGGAAGCTCATGCTGTGGAGGAATACAAGAAATTACAAGCTGACTGCCTGTCTTTTCTCAGTCAGAAAGCCAAACTAGCATGGAGTAAAGATGGTGACTTCAATTCTAAGTATTTTCATGGTGCCATAAGGAGTCGAGTTCTCAGGAATCAGGTCCTATGTGTGAAAGATTCAAAGGGTCAGGAGCATTCTGATCCCAAGGCTGTTAAAGATGCTTTCTTAAATTATTACAAGGAGCTCTTGGGGACTGCTATACCCACTGACAAAGTTAATTTTCAGATTATCAAGAGAGGAAAGGTGTGTGATGCTAGTCTTCAGGATATCCTTGTTCTGCCTGTGACTAATCAGGAGATTAAAACTGCCATCTTTTCAATCCCTGATCATAAAGCTCCTGGGCCTGATGGTTATTCCAGTGCTTTCTTTAAGGACTCTTGGACTGTTATTGGTGATGAAGTATGTGCTGCAGTTCAAGATGTCTTTAATTCTGGTAAACTTCTCAAGCAGTTGAATGCTACAAATGTTACCCTGATACCCAAATGCAAGATGCCTACTCATGTTCATCAATTCAGACCCATTGCCTGTTGTAATGTCCTCTACAAGTGTGTTTCAAAAATTTTGTGCAACAGAATATCCCTTGTCTTACCTGAGTTGATTAGCAAGAATCAGGGAGGGTTCATTAAAGGGAGAAGTATACTAGAAAACATAATGGTGTGCCAAGATCTGGTGAGATTGTACAACAGACAGTATTGCTCTGCTAGATGTATGTTCAAAATGGATTTAATGAAAGCCTATGACTCAGTTAGCTGGGAATTTTTAGCTGATATCCTTGAAGCTTTTCATTTTCCTGTTTCTATCAGAAGGCTTATTATGGAATGTGTGAGTAGTGCCACTTATACTCTTAGTCTGAATGGGGATACTTTTGGTTTCTTTCCTGGCAAAAGAGGACTGAGGCAAGGTGACCCCATGTCCCCACTACTCTTCACTCTGTGTATGGAATATTTCACAAGAATTATTGACTGTGCTACTGAGAAACTGCCTTTCCATTTTCACCCCCTTTGCAAACCTATGAGGCTTACTCatttgatgtttgctgatgatttacTGCTTTTCTGCAAAGGGGATGCACAGTCTATTATGGTCCTACTGAGGGCTTATGAATCCTTTTCCAGAGCTTCAGGGCTTAAGATGAACCCTCAGAAGTCCTGTGCTTATTTCAATGGTGTGCCATCTGGGCTAAAAAAGGAGATCATGTCTGTTTCTGGTATTAAAGAAGGATCATTGCCTTTTAAATACCTTGGTGTCCCTATTACAGCAGGAAGGTTAAAAAAGTGTGATTGTGGGGTTCTCATTGATAAAATAGTTGAGAGAATCAGGTGTCTTGGAGCTAAGAAGCTTTCTTTTGCAGGAAGACTTGTCCTAGTTAAATCAGTGCTCTCTACCATGTACAATTACTGGGCTTCTTTATTTGTGTTGCCTAAGGGAGTCATAAATAGAGTTGATGCCATTTGCAGGAATTTCTTATGGGAAGGGAGTACTGAGCATAATAAAGCTCCTTTACTTGCCTGGCAAAAAGTTTGTGTCCCTCAGAAGGAAGGGGGGCTTGGTCTTAGAGTAAGTTCAATCTGGAATGTTGCAACCATTGGCAAACTGGTCTGGTGGCTGTCAGTGAAGCCTGATAAGCTATGGGTCCAGTGGGTGCACCACGTTTATTTAAAAGGGCAGTCCTGGCAATCCTATCATCCCTCCTCTGATACCAGTTGGCATTGGAGGAAAGTTTGTCATGTTCGTGATACTATCAAGGATGGGTTTTCTGATGGAATTTGGAGTATAGGTGTTGGTGACTATTCTGTGAAGTCGTGCTATTCTTGGTTGAGAGATAAAAGACCAGTTGTTGACTGGCATAGATCTGTTTGGAATGCAGTGTCTCCTCCTAAGCATTGCTTCATTGCCTGGCTTATTGCAAGTCAGGCTTTAATGTTGAAGGAGAAGTTATTTAGGTTGCAGATTTCTACTGATGATAGCTGCTGTATCTGTGGCCTTGCTACTGAAAGTCATGCTCATTTGTTCCAAGGTTGCAGATTCAGTCATGAAATTTATAGTCATCTAGCTGTGAAGCTGGGTTCTAGGCTAGATGATACTAATCAATTGCAGAGTATTATGAAGAAGAGATGGAGCAGGCTGAGGAAACAGGTGACCACTGCTAT contains the following coding sequences:
- the LOC141651501 gene encoding uncharacterized protein LOC141651501, with the translated sequence MPILASHSEPTVDSIPKGFKLPTTDKGSFEIKPSYISLVERNMFGGRAEEDPAKHMGKFVTYCCSIPLTAGVTQHQVKETLFPFSLSDDAAEWLRDLDMETDAVTNCTSLALAFYERGSKRGSGSDNAIAEQLEALTAQIADLKTTQSLGKQETVHMIQQEVFCERCEIDGHTTANCMSTIEQVHAFQSFRQGTPYSNFFPERSQNAFAQTLPQGAYIIPP